A window of the Falco rusticolus isolate bFalRus1 chromosome 1, bFalRus1.pri, whole genome shotgun sequence genome harbors these coding sequences:
- the FZD10 gene encoding frizzled-10: MGPTARNVARALLVLCWLPCFCTGISSIDTDRPGDGRCQPIEIPMCKDIGYNMTRMPNLMGHENQREAAIQLHEFAPLVEYGCHSHLKFFLCSLYAPMCTEQVSTPIPACRVMCEQARLKCSPIMEQFNFKWPESLDCSKLPNKNDPNYLCMEAPNNGSDEPPRGSSMLPPMFRPQRPSSGHDLQQHKDSLSRTSCENPGKFHHVEKSASCAPLCTPGVDVYWGKDDKQFAVIWIAIWSILCFFSSAFTVLTFLIDPQRFKYPERPIIFLSMCYCVYSVGYIIRLFSGAESIACDRDSGQLYVIQEGLESTGCTIVFLVLYYFGMASSLWWVILTLTWFLAAGKKWGHEAIEANSSYFHLAAWAIPAVKTIMILVMRRVAGDELTGLCYVGSMDVNALTGFVLIPLACYLIIGTSFILSGFVALFHIRRVMKTGGENTDKLEKLMVRIGVFSVLYTVPATCVIACYFYERLNMDYWKIVATQQKCKMNNQTKNLDCMMNNSIPAVEIFMVKIFMLLVVGITSGMWIWTSKTLQSWQNVCSRRLKKRSRRKPASVITSSGIYKKPQHPQKTHLAKYESTLQPPTCV, from the coding sequence ATGGGGCCGACGGCGAGGAACGTCGCTCGGGCGCTCCTGgtgctctgctggctgccctgcttCTGCACAGGGATCAGCTCCATAGACACTGACCGCCCCGGTGACGGGAGGTGCCAGCCGATAGAAATCCCCATGTGCAAGGATATAGGGTACAACATGACGAGGATGCCTAACCTGATGGGACATGAAAACCAAAGGGAAGCTGCCATTCAGCTGCACGAGTTTGCCCCCTTGGTGGAGTATGGTTGCCACAGCCATCTGaaatttttcctctgctccctctaTGCCCCTATGTGCACGGAGCAGGTTTCTACACCAATCCCAGCCTGCAGGGTTATGTGTGAGCAGGCGAGGCTGAAATGCTCTCCTATTATGGAGCAGTTCAATTTTAAATGGCCAGAATCCTTAGACTGCAGCAAACTGCCCAACAAGAACGACCCCAATTACCTGTGCATGGAAGCCCCCAACAACGGGTCAGATGAGCCACCCAGGGGATCCAGCATGCTGCCACCCATGTTTCGTCCACAGAGGCCCAGCAGTGGCCACGATCTGCAGCAGCATAAGGACAGCCTCAGCAGAACCTCCTGTGAAAATCCTGGCAAGTTCCACCATGTGGAAAAGAGTGCTTCCTGTGCGCCGCTCTGCACTCCAGGGGTTGATGTTTACTGGGGCAAGGATGACAAACAGTTTGCTGTCATTTGGATTGCCATCTGGTCCATTCTGTGCTTCTTCTCCAGTGCTTTTACTGTACTCACTTTTCTGATAGATCCTCAGCGTTTCAAGTACCCTGAGAGGCCCATTATCTTCCTCTCAATGTGCTACTGTGTCTACTCAGTGGGGTACATTATTCGCCTCTTTTCAGGTGCCGAAAGTATTGCCTGTGACAGGGACAGCGGCCAGCTCTATGTCATCCAGGAAGGACTGGAGAGCACTGGCTGCACCATTGTGTTCCTGGTTCTGTATTACTTTGGTATGGCAAGTTCCCTGTGGTGGGTAATCTTGACTTTGACTTGGTTTCtagcagctgggaaaaaatgGGGGCATGAAGCAATCGAAGCAAACAGTAGCTACTTTCATTTGGCAGCATGGGCCATCCCGGCTGTGAAGACCATAATGATCCTAGTTATGAGAAGGGTGGCTGGAGATGAGCTGACAGGGTTGTGCTATGTCGGAAGCATGGATGTGAATGCCTTGACCGGGTTTGTACTCATTCCTTTGGCTTGTTACCTAATCATTGGCacttcttttattctttctggttttgtggccCTTTTTCATATCAGGAGGGTGATGAAAACAGGTGGAGAAAATACTGACAAGCTGGAGAAACTTATGGTCAGGATTGGTGTCTTCTCGGTCTTGTATACAGTGCCTGCAACTTGTGTGATAGCTTGCTATTTTTATGAAAGACTTAATATGGATTATTGGAAAATTGTGGCAACtcaacagaaatgcaagatGAACAATCAGACGAAAAATTTAGACTGCATGATGAATAACTCTATTCCGGCAGTAGAAATTTTTATGGTCAAAATCTTCATGTTACTAGTTGTGGGCATTACTAGCGGTATGTGGATCTGGACTTCCAAGACTCTTCAGTCCTGGCAAAATGTTTGTAGTCGAAGATTAAAGAAGAGAAGTAGGAGGAAACCTGCAAGTGTTATTACAAGTAGCGGAATCtacaaaaaacctcaacatCCACAGAAAACTCATCTTGCAAAATATGAATCGACATTACAGCCACCCACTTGTGTGTGA